GGCGCGCCACATCAGCCGCTGGCCCCAGGTGAGGGTGGCGACCCCGTCCCGCATGCCTTCGAACGCGACGGCACGGGTCGTCATCGCGCCGCCAGCAGCGTCGCGACGTGCGCGGCGAGGGTGTCCACGCTCTCGAAGGACGACAGGTCACCGCCGAGGTCGACGTCCACGCCGAAGGTGTCCTCGATGGCGTCGATGAGGCGGATGCGGGCCAGCGAGCTGAACCCGAGCGCGGAGAGGGAGTGACGGCCGGTGAGCGCGTCCTCGGCGCGTACCTCGCCGTCGGAGGCGCTCGCGATCATGCCGGCCAGCTCATGCCGGAGCTCGGTGGTGGTCTCGCTCATCTGTCTTGGCCTTTCTCGTCTCGTCGAGTGCGCGCAGCGCCTGGACGCCGATCAGGTCGTCGGCGACGGCGTCCGGCACCTCGTGGTCGAAGCGGGCGAGCGCGGGCACCCGCATGGCGATGAGGGCGACCGCCACGATGGCGGCGCCGAACAGCAGGTACATGAACCCGATGCCGCGGCCGGGGCCGGTGCCGATGAGCGTGCCGACGCTGCCGGCGAGCGCGCCGCCGTCCACGAGCAGCGGGTCGAGCACGGAGGCGGCGTACGGCGCCACGAGGCCGAAGCCGATGGGGAGCGTGGACCACGCGATCAGGGTGTTCATGGCGAACACCCGGCCGTGGAACCGCTGCGGCACCTTGACCTGCACGATCGTGGTGTAGATGCCGTTGAGCAGCGTCACCCAGGCGGTCATGCCGCACACGCCGACGGCGATCACCACCAGGTCGGCACGCAGGCCGGTGACCACACTGAACACGCCGAGCGCCAGCGTGCACAGCAGCACGCCGCGCAGCCGCAGCCGGCGCGGCCCACCCCAGACGATCATGATGAGCGCGCCGGCGAACGTGCCGACGCCGGCGAGGAACGACACCCTGCCGACGTCGGCGAGTCCCGCGAACGACAGCACCAGCGGCCCGAACATCAGCAGCAGCGGCGAGAGGAAGACGTTCATCACGACGAAGAACAGCAGCATGCCGCGGAAGCCGCGGTGGCCGAGGGAGTACCGCAGCCCGCCGAGGATCTCGGCGGTGATCGGTTCCCTGCGCCGCCACGCCATGGTGGCGGGGAACCGCACGACCAGCAGCACCACGATGGCGGCCGCGTAGCTGAGGACGTCGAGCAGGAGGATGCCGCCGAGCCCGATGCCGGCGAGCAGCCCCACCGCGAAGATCGGCACCAGCAGTTGCGCGGTGCCGAAGCCGAGTTGCGCGATGCCGTTGGCGTGGCCGAGGTAGTGCTTCGGCACGAGCTGCGGGATCGCCGTGGCGTACGCGACCCGCTGGAACGTGAGCGCGACCGACAGGCAGCCGAGCAGCGGGTAGATCGCCCCCGTGGTGAGGTTCCCCGTCCACAGCAGCAACCCGAACGCGAGCTGCGTGGCGAACGCCGCGACGTCCCCCGCGAGCATGACCTTGCGCCGGTCGGACCGGTCGATGATCGCGCCGGCGACCGGCGCGGTGAGCAGCCCGGGGACCAGGCCCGCCACCGCGAGCAGCGCGAACTGCACCACGGAACCGGTCGTGGTGTAGATCCACAGCGGGACGGCGAACTCGGTCAGCGCCGACCCGGTCACCGACACGAGCTGGCTTGCCGCCACGGAGAGGAACCGCGCGAGGCTCGGCTGCACCCCGGCCGGCCGCACCGGCGTGTCCGAGCGCGACACGTCGTGCAGCCACCACGTGGCGTCCGGCGCGCGCTCCGGCCCGTCGCGCGGCCCGTCCAGCGCGCGATGGGTGGTCGTGACGATCTCGGCGACCTCGGCGGCGCGGTACTTCAGGAAGAAGTGGCCGGCCTCGGCGAGCACCACCACCGCCGACGTGGACGTCAGGAAGTGCCACTCACGGAACCGCTCCTGGTAGTAGTCGGTCGCCGGGTCCTCGGTGCCGGCCAGGGTGATCACCGGAGCGCGGAGCCGCTCGGTGCCGGAGGCGAACAGGCGGGTGTAGTAGTCCTCCGCCTCCCGCGAGTCGCGCCGCATGTTGCGCACGATCCGGCGGGCCTCGGCGTGTTCGATGTCACCGAGGTCCACGCCTTGCGAGATGAGCCAGTTGACGTACCGCTGGTCGCCGCGCAGCCGCTCCGCCTCGGCGAGCTTCGCGACCCGCGACATCAGCGCGCCGCGCGGCCTGGCGAACGGGAAGATGGCCCCGATGTACAGCGCCACGAGTTCCCGTCCCGCGGCCTCGAGACGCCGAGCGATCTCCACGCTCAGCGCCGACCCGACGCCGCAGTGGCCGTACAGCGCGACCGGGCCCTCGACCTTCTCCAGGATCTCCCGCACGCACGCCGCCGCCAGGTCGTCGAACTCCATCCGTCCCTCGGCGACACCGGCGTCGTGACCGGGGACCGCGAGCGACCACAGTGCGTGACCGTCCGGCAGCGCGTCGGCGAGCGGCTGGTACACGACCGCGCTCCCCCCGCCGTACGGCACGCACACGTAGCTGAGCACCGGCGGCGTGGCGCGGGCCGGGGTGAGGCGGTGCAGCAGCGACCGGGGGCCGCGCCGGTCGGCCGGGGTGTCGGCGAGCGCGGCCAGCTCACGCACGGTGGGGTGCTTGAACACGTCCATCACGCCGACCTCGGCCCCGGTCCGCTTGCGCAGCCGCGCCACCACCTGTGTGGCGAGCAGCGAGTGGCCGCCGAGGTCGAAGAAGTCGTCGTCGACGCCGATCGCCTCGACGCCGAGCAGTTCGCACCAGATCTCCGCGAAGACTCGCTCGGTCGGGGTGTCCGGCGCGACGAACTCGATCGCGGCGTCTCGTCCGGCGACCGGCGCCGGCAGCGCGCGGCGGTCGAGCTTGCCGTTCGGGCCGAGCGGCAAGGTGGCGAGCGTGACCCAGCCTCCCGGCACCATGTAGTCCGGCAGCGTCTTCTTCAGCTCGGCGCGCACGGCGGCGTGGTCGAGCACTTCGTCCAGCGCGCCGCCGTCCACCGGCGTGATGTACGCCACCAGGCGCGGGTCGCCGGGACGGTCCTCGCGGACGATCACCGCGGCGTCCCGGACGGCGGGGACGGCGCGCAGCGCCGCCTCGATCTCGCCGAGCTCGATGCGCAGGCCGCGCAGCTTGACCTGGCCGTCCATGCGGCCGAGGAACTCAAGGGCCCCGTCCAGGCGCCGTCGCGCGAGGTCGCCGGTGCGGTACAGCCGCGAGCCAGGCGGGCCGAACGGGTTCGCCACGAACCGTTCGCCGGTGAGGCCGGGCCGGTTGAGGTACCCGAGCGCCACCTGGTCCCCGCCGATGAACAGCTCACCCGGCACACCGACCGGCACCGGCGCCATGGCGGCGTCCAGCACGTACAGGGACGTGTTGGCGACCGGCGTGCCGATCGGCACCCGGGCCGCCTTGGCGAGCGCGGCCGGACGGCAGTGCCAGGACGACACGTCCACCGCGGCCTCGGTCGGGCCGTACAGGTTGTGCAGCTCGGCACCCGGCAGCGTGGTGAGGCAGCGCCGCGCGAGGTCGGCAGGCAGTTCCTCGCCGGAGCAGATGACGCGGCGCAGCGCGCGGCAGCCGGCCACGTCGTCCTCGGCGAGGAACGCGGCGAGCATGGACGGCACGAAGTGGACGGTGGTGACCTTCTCGGTGACGAGGAAACGCCGCAGGTACGCGGCGTCCTTGTGGCCGCCGGGGGTGGCGAGCGCGAGGGTCGCGCCGTGGCGCAGCGGCCAGAACAGTTCCCACACCGACACGTCGAAGCTCACCGGCGTCTTCTGCGCCACCACGTCGCCGGCGTCGAGGCCGTACCGCTCCTGCATCCAGCGGAGCCGGTTGGCGATGCCGCCGTGGGTGTTCGGCACCCCCTTGGGCCGGCCGGTGGAGCCGGAGGTGTAGATGACGTAGGCGACGTCGCCGGGGTCCACTGCCGGCAGGGGGCCGGCGCCGGACCAGGCCGACGGGTCGTCCAGGTCGAGCACGACCGTGGTGGTGTCCGGCACGGACGGCCGGATCCTTCGCTGCGTGAGCAGCGCGGCCGGCGCGGCGTCGCCGAGCATGAACGCGATCCGCTCGGCCGGGTAGTCCGGGTCGACCGGCAGGTACGCGGCACCGGCCTTCAGCACGCCGAGCAGCCCCGGCAGCAGCTCGAGCGAGCGCTCCGCGCAGACCGCGACCACCGAGCCGGCGGTCACGCCGTGGCGGCGCAGGGTGTGCGCCACGCGGGTCGCCGCCGCGTCCAGCTCGGCGTACGTCAGCGACCGGCCCTCGAAACGCACCGCGACGGCGTCGGGGGTGCGCGCCGCCTGCTCCTCGACGGGACCGTGCAGCGTCGCGACGCCGGGGTAGGCCGTGGCGGTGGCGTTCCAGCCCTCGACGACGAGGCGGCGTTCCTCCTCGCCGAGCAGGTCGATCTGCGACAGCCGCAGGTCAGGACGGGCCGCGACGCGTTCGAGCAGGGTGCGCAGGTGGCCGGCGAGCCGTTCCACCGTGGCGGCCTCGAACAGGTCGGTGTTGTAGACGAACAGCCCCGACATGCCGCCGCCGGGGTCGTCGGCGACGTACAGCTCCAGGTCGTACCGCGTGGCCCAGGCGTCGAGCGGGAAGTCCGCGAGGCTCAGGCCCTGCGGCGGTTCGACGCCGCCGCCACGGAAGTTCTGCATCGCGAGGATGACGCCGAACAGCGGCGACCTCGACACGTCCCTCGGCAGGTCCAGCTCGGAGACGAGCCGCTCGAACGGCAGGTCCTGGTGCGCGAGCGCGTCCACGGTGACGTGGCGCACCCGGTCCAGCAGCTCCCCGAACGCCGGGTCACCCGACAGGTCCACCCGCATGGTCAGCATATTGACGAAGCAGCCGATCACGCCGTCCAGCTCCGGCGCCTGGCGTCCCGCCACCGGTGACCCCACCGCGACGTCCTCGGTGCCGGCGTACCGGCCGAGCAGCGCGGCGAACCCGGCGAGCATCGTCATGAACGGTGTGGCGCCGTGCGCGCGGCCGAGTTCGGCGAGCGCGGTCGCGAGGTCCGCGTCCAGCGGGAACCCGCACGCCGCGCCGGTGTAGGTGCGTTCCGGCGGCCGGGGCCGGTCGGACGGCAGGTCGAGCGGTTCGAGGCCGGCCAGCCGTTCCCGCCAGAAGCCGAGGTCGCGCTCCGGCGGCGGCAGGCTCCGCTGCCAGGCCGCGTAGTCGCCGTACCCGGTCTCCGGCTCGGGGGGTGTGCCGTCGGCGTAACGGGTGAAGACCTCGCGCAGCAGAAGTTCGGCGGACCAGCCGTCGGCGGCGATGTGGTGCACCGCGACCACGAGCACATGGTCGTCGTCGGCGAGCCGCACCAGCAGCGCTCGCGCCACCGGTCCCTGCGCCAGGTCGAACGGCGCGGACAGGAAGACCTCGACCAGGGACCGCGCGGTGGCCTCGTCCGGCGCGCCGGCCACGGTCAGCGGCAGGGTGGCGTCCTCGGTGACCACGACCCGCGGCTCGCCGTCCGCGGTGGCCGGGTACCGCATGCGCAGTGCCTCGTGCGCGGACACCACGGCGTCGAGCGCGTCCGCGAGCGCGGCGGCGTCGAGGGGGCCGCGCAGCCGCAGGGTGAGCGGGATGGTGAGCTGCGTGGTTCCCGGCGCGAACTGTTCCAGGAACCACAGCCGTTCCTGCGCGTGCGACAGCGGCGGCGGCTCACCTTCGGGCCGCCTCGGGACGGTCCGCCTGCGCGGGGCCGGGGCGCCATGGCGCAGCCGCAGGGCCAGCAGCTCCTGCTTGGTGGCCGACAGCTTCTCGGTCCCGGTCACCGCGGCGTCTCCTGTTCCAGCAGGTGGGCCGCCTCGTCCTCGGTCAGGCCGGAGAGCTGGTCGACGAGCAGCTCCTCGACCGCCGTGGCGAGCCCGGCGACGGTCGGCCGGTCGAACACCGTGCGGATCGGCACGTCGATGTCGAGCGCGTTCCGCAGCAGCGCCGCGACCCGGGTCGCGAGCAGCGAGTGGCCGCCGAGCGCGAAGAAGTCGTCGGACGCGCCGACGGCTCCGGCGTCGAGACCGAGCACCTCGGCGCACACCCCCGCGACCAGCGTCTCGGCGTCTGTGCGCGGCGGCACGTACCGCGCGGCGGCGACGGGGCCCGGCAGCGGCAGGGCCGCGTGGTCGACCTTGCCGGTGACGGTGAGCGGCAGCGCGTCCAGCCGCACCCAGCCGGACGGCACCAGGTGCGCCGGCAGCGTGGCGGTGAGCCGCCGGCGCAGGTCCTCGGGGTCGGCCGGTCCCACCGTGTACGCGAGCAGCCGGTCGCCGTCGGCGGTCACCACCGCCTGGCGCACACCGGGGCAGGTGAGCAGCGCCGCCGTCACCTCACCCGGCTCCACCCGGAAGCCGCGCACCTTCACCTGGTCGTCGAAGCGGCCGAGGAAGGCGAGAGCGCCGTCCGGCCGCAGGCGCACCCGGTCGCCGGTGCGGTACAGCCGGGAACCAGGCGGGCCGAACGGGTCGGGGACGAACCGTTCCGCGGTGGAGAGGGGACGGCCGACGTAGCCGCGTGCGAGGCTCGCGCCGCCGAGGCACAGCTCACCCGGCACGCCTGGCGGCACCGGTTCGCCGTACGGGCCGAGGACGCGCGCGGTCACGCCGTCGACGGGCCGGCCGATCGGCGGAGTGGTCTCCGTGTCGGCCCGGCCGAGGTCGGCCGCCGTGGCGACGACGACGGCCTCCGTCGGGCCGTAGGTGTTGACCAGCCGCACCTCGTCGCCGAACCAGGCACGCCAGCGGCCGACCGCCGGAGCGTGCGCCTGCTCGCCGCCGATGACGACGAGCCGCAGCGGACGCGGCCACGTCACGTCGCCGAGTGCCTCGGTGAGGTGGTGCCAGTACGCGGTCGGCAGGTCGAGCACGGTGACCCGGCCGCCTTCGGGGGTGCGCAGGACATCCGGCAGGGTGGCCGCGCCGTCCGGCAGCAGCAGCACCGACGCGCCGGCCGTGAGCGCGGGCCACAACTCCTCGACGTGGGTGTCGAAACTGAGCGACGCGAACTGCGCCACCCGGTCGGCCGGACCGAGGCCGTACTCCTGGCGCATCCAGCGCACTCGTGCGGCGAGCGCGCCGTGCTCGACGAGCACGCCTTTAGGCCGGCCGGTGGAGCCTGAGGTGTGGATGACGTACGCCGGGTCGTCCGGCGCCGGCCAGGTGCCGGTGAGGTCGCCTGGCTCGCCGTCGGCCGCGTAGTTCGTGTCGGCCGTGTCGTACGCGTCCTCCGCGATCAGCACGGGGACGGACTCCGGCAGCCGCGACGCCAGTGACGCGTCCGTCACGACGAGCCGCGCGCCGCTGTCGCGCACGAGGAGGCCGAGGCGTTCCTGCGGATACTCGGGGTCGAGCGGCAGGTAGGCGCCGCCGGCCCGCCACACGGCGAGCAGCGCCGTCACCGCGCCGATCGACCGGCCGAGACACACCCCGACCACGTCACCGCGGCCGGCACCCCGCCGCCGCAGCGCCGCCGCGAGGCGCGTCACCCGCGCGTCCAGCTCCGCGTATCCGGCACGTTCACCGCCGCACACCAGCGCCGTCGCCTCAGGCGTCGCCGCGACGGTCCGCGCGAACAGTTCCGGCACGGTGGCGCCACCGTCGTGAGCCACCTCCCGGCCGGTCTGCGCCGGACCGGTTTCCCTGTCCGCCGCGCCTGCCGCCAGGGCCGCGTTCGCGGCGTCGTCCTCGCTCGTCGTCATCGGCAGCCGCGAGATCCGGGTGCGCGGCGCGTCCGCGATGCCGCGCAGCAGCGTCTCGAACCGCGCCGCGAGCCGCTCGATCGTGGCCGTGTGGAACAGGGTCGCGTCGTAGCCGAGCGCGGCCCGCAGGCCCCGCTCGCCGCGCCACGTCTCCAGGGCCAGGTCGAACTTCGCCTGGCGGTAGCCGCCGTCGAACAGCTCCACCCCGAGGTCGCCGACCCGCTCGGGAGGTGTGCCGTCTCCCACCTGGCTGTGCAGGATGATCATTGTGGCGAGCAGCGGGTTGTGGTGGACGTCACGCGGCAGGCCGAGTTCCCCGATGAGCCGTTCGAACGGCACCGTGCGGTGCGCGTGCGCCTCCAGTACCGAGCGGCGGGTCGCGTCCAGCAGGCCGGTGAACTCCGGGTCCCCGCCGAGGTCGCCGCGCAGCACCAGCGTGTCGGTGAGGTACCCGATGACCGGTTCCAGCTCCACGCGGTCCCTGGCGGCCCACGGCGTGCCGACCAGGATGTCGTGCTGACCGGTGTGCCGGGCCAGCAACACCTGGTAGGCGGCCACCAGCACCATGAACAGCGAAGCCCCGTGCTCCTGCGCCAGCCGCTCCAGCCTCCCGACGACGTCCTCCGGCACACCGAACATGTGGAACGCGCCGTCCGGCCGTCCGCCGCGCGGCTTGTCGAGCGGCAGCTCAAGGCGGGCCGGGTCGGCGAGGCGGCGCCGCCAGTACGCCAGCGCCTCCTCCGCGGCGGGCCCTGCGTCCCGGTCCCGTTGCCACAGCGCGACGTCGCCGAACTGCACCGGCATCGGCGGCCATCCGGGTTCGGTCCCCGCGACCCTGGCCTGGTAGGCGGCGAACAGGTCGTCGAACAGGATGCTGTTGGACCAGCCGTCGGCGACGATGTGGTGCAGCGCGAAGCACAGCACGTGGTCGCCGGGGCCGAGCGTGATCAGGGTCACCCGCAGCGGCGGCGCCGCGGCGAGGTCGAACGGCGCGTTGACGCGCGCGGAGACCAGCCGTCGCGCCTCCTCCTGCGCGTCGGGAACGCGGCTCAGGTCGACGCGTTCCACCGGCACCGGGCCCGGCGGGTCGACGACCGCGATCGGCGTGCCGTCGATGTCCGGGAACGACGTGCGCAGGCTCTCGTGCCGCGCCACCACCGCGTCCAGCGCGTCGCCGAGCGCGCGGACGTCCAGCGGGCCACGCAACCGCAGCACCAGGTACATGTTGTACGAGGCGTCGCCGGGGTCGAACCGCTGCAGGAACCACAGCCGTTCCTGCGCGAACGACAACGGCGGCGCCGCCCCCGGCGGCCGGGGCCGTATCGCCGGGGTCTCCGGTTCCGCCGCGACCTCGCCGGCCGGCCCGCCACGCAGCCGCACGATCTCCTCGACGACACCCCCGATGGTCGGGTCGTCGAAGAAGGCGTCCAGCGACACGTCCACCCCGAGGCGATCGCGCACGCGCGCCGTGATCTGCGTCATGGTGAGCGAGTGGCCGCCGAGGTCGAACAGGTCGTCGTCCAGCGCGATGTCCCCCACCTCACCCGCCTCGTCGAGGTCGAGCACCTCACGCCAGATGCGCCGCACCTGCTCGGCGAGGTCCGCGCTCCCGCCGGGCTCGCCGGCCGGATCCGTCGTCCCGCCGGGCTCGGGGGCCGGCGTGACCCGCGCGGGGTCGGGAAGCGCGGCACGGTCGAGCTTGCCGACCGGGGTGAGCGGCAGCGCGTCGAGCACCACGTACGCGCTCGGCAGCAGCGGCTGCGGCAACGTGCGCGCCAGGTGCGCCGACAGCGCGGACGGCTCGGGGGACGCGCCGCGCGCCGGCACGACGTACGCGACCAGGCGGGGATCGCCGGCCTCCCGGTCGCGGACGGCCACCGCGGCCTCGGCCACCGCGGGGTGGCCGAGGAGACGTGCCTCGATCTCACCGAGCTCGACGCGGTGGCCGAGCACCTTGACCTGGCCGTCCTCACGTCCGATGAACTCGATCTCGCCGTCGGCCCGGTACCGCGCCAGGTCCCCCGTGCGGTACATCCGCGAACCCGGCGGCCCGAACGGGTCGGCCACGAAGCGCTCGGCCGTGCGGCCGGGACGTCCGCGGTAGCCGCGCGCGACCCCGTCCCCCGCGACGCACAACTCACCGGCCACCCCCACCGGCACCGGCCGCATGGCCGCGTCGAGCAGGTGGACGCGGGTGTTGGCGACCGGACGGCCGATCGTGACCGTCCCATCCGGCTCTCCCGGCTCACCCGCCGTGCTCCAGATGGTCGTCTCGGTGGGCCCGTACACGTTGACGACCCGGGGACAACGCGAGCGCAGCTCACCGGCGAGCCGCGCCGTGAGCGCCTCACCGCCGGTGAGCGCGGTCACGCCGCCGATGCCGCCAGGCAGCAGCAGCCGCCACACCGACGGGGTGGCCTGCACGTGGGTCACCCCCTGCGCGGCCACCAGCCGCGCCAGCGCCTCGGGCCGCCGCACCGCGTCGTGCGGCGCGACCACCACCCGGCCGCCGGTGACCAGTGGCAGGTAGATCTCCAGGGCGAAGATGTCGAACGCCGGTGAGGTGAGCGCGAGCCATGTGTGGCCGTGGTGCGCACCGAGCAGGTCGCGCATCGCGAGCAGCAGATTGGCGAGGTTCCCGTGATCGACCTCGACACCCTTCGGCCGTCCCGTCGAACCCGAGGTGTAGATCACGTACGCGATGTCGCCGGCAAGCGGCCGTACCGGCTCTGTCGCCGGCTCTGTCGCCGGCTCTGTCGCCGCCTCGCCGGACGTCTCAGGGGACTCGGTCCCCTCGTCCACCACGAGGATCCGGCCCGGCAGGTGTTCCGGAGCGGGGCTCTCGCACAGCAGCAGCCGGGGACGCGCGTCGGCCACGATCATGGCGAGGCGTTCCGCCGGGTGGCCGGGGTCCAGCGGCAGGTAGGCGGCGCCTGCCTTGTGCGCGGCGAGCAGTGACGCGAGCAGCAGCGGCGACCGTCGCAGGTGCACGGCGACCAGGTCCCCGCGTTCCACACCGGCCCGCCGCAGCCGGTGCGCGATCCGGGCCGCCATGGCGTCGAGCTCGGCGAAGGTGAGCGAACGGCCTTCGCAGGTGACGGCCACCGCGTCCGGCCGGTCACGCACCCGCTCGGCGAACAGGCCCGGCAGCGTCGCGTCCTCGGGGTAGGGTGCCGCGGTCGCGTTCCATTCGGTGAGCACGCGGCGCAGCTCCGCCGGCGCCAGCACCTCCAGGTCGGCGAGGCGGGTACGCGGGCCGGCCGCGGCGTGACCGAGCAAGGCGCGCAGGCCGCCGAGGAACCGCGCGGCGTCGTCCCGGCCGAGCGCCGCCGGGTCGTACCGCAGTCGGACGGCCAGGCCGTCCGGGCCGTCCACGGCCTGCAGGTGCAGCGCGCCTCTGCTGCCGCCGGCGAACATCATGCGGTCCACGGTGAGCCGCAGGCCGGGGAACACCGGATCCGGTTCACGCCTGCGGTAGCTGATCGACACGGGGGTGACGACGCCGCGCGGCACGCCGAGCGAGATCGGCACGTCCCGGAACCGGTAGATCTGCCGCAGTTCACCGCGGACGTCCCGGACGAAGTCCGTGAACTCCCGCGCCGGTTCCGGCCGCGCGAGCACCGGCAGCTCGTTGACGAACGGCCCGATGTGGTCGCGGCTGTCCGCGTGCCGCGTGGTCAGGTCCACCGCCACCGCCGCGTCGCGCGCGCCGTACCGGAACAGCAGCGCGTGCACCGCGGCGACCAGCGTCTCGAACGTCGTCGCACCCGCCGCGCGTGCCACCGCCTCGGCGTCCGCGCCGAGCTCGCGGCCGTCCTCGGCGACGATCTCCTCGCCTTCGCCGTACCGGTGGGCCGTGCGCCGCTGTCCCGGCAGCACGAGCTCCGTGGCCGCCGCCTGGCGCGCGGCCCAGAACGCGCGCGCGGCAGGCAGGGCCGCCTCCACCCGTACGTGCTCGGCGCGGGCCACGCCGGCGAACGGCAACGGCACCACCGGCTCCGGCCGGCCGGCGGTCCGCGCCGCGTAGAAGCGAGCGAGGTCACGCACCAGGATGTCCTTGGAGATGCCGTCGAAGACCAGGTGGTGCGCGGTGAACAGCAGCACGTGACGCGCCGGCTCGGCCGCCGCGAGCGTGAACCTGGCGAGCGGGCCCTTCTCCAGGTCGAAGCCGCGGGCCGACTCCTCTTCGACCAACCGGCCGAGGTCGCCGGAGCCCGGCAGGTGCGTCACCACCGGCTCGGCCGCCGCGGCCAGGTGCAGGCCGTCGCCGGTCTCCTCGACGGTGGTGGACAGCACCGGGTGGCGGCCGATCACGTCACCGCAGGCGGCGAGCATGGCGGACACGTCGAGGTCGCCGTCGAACCACAGGGCGAGCGGCATGCGGTACGCCGGTCCCGCTCCCATGCGCTCGCCGATCCACATGCCCTGCTGCGCGGGGGAGGCCTCGCGGTCGTACTGGCGGTGGTTCATGTTCGTCTCTCAGTTCCGCTCGCCGGCGGCCGGAGCCACCAGGGGTCTCACCGTGCGTCCGAAGGCGCGTCCGAAGGCGCGTCCGAAGGGCCGCGGTCGAAAAGGTCGAGGAGCCGGGGCTTCACCACTTTCCCCACGTGGTTCTTCGGCAGTTCAGGCACGAACAGCAGCCGGCTCGGCATCTCGTGGCCCGCGAGGCGGTCCAGCAGGAACACGCGCAGGTCGGCCGCCGTGACCGGGGAACGGACGACGACGGCCGCGGCGATGACCTTGCCGAGCACCGGATGCGGCACGCCGGTCACGGCGGCCTCGGCGACCGCCGGGTGCTCGTACAGCGCGGCCTCCACCTGGAGCGTCGACACCTTGTGCGCGCCTGACTTGATGACGTCGCTCTCGCGGTCCACGAGGTACAGGTAACCGTCGGCGTCCAGGTAGCCGATGTCACCCATGCGCACCCAGCCGTCCTTGAAGGTGGCGCCGGTCAGCCGCCGGTCCCCGTAGTAGGCACGGGCCCCGGCGGGGGACCGCAGCCACACCTCGCCGTGCTCACCCGGCGCCGCCGTGGCGCCGTCCGGTGTGACGATCCGCAGGTCGCCGCCGGACGACGGCCGGCCCACCGACGCGGGCCGCGCCGGATCCACGATCATCGTGGTCTGCGCCGGTGCCGCCTCGGTGGAGGTGTAGTAGTTGACGATCGTGGCCTTGGGGAACGCCTCGGCCAAGGCGGCGGCGACGGCCGGTGGCAGGCTCGCCGCCGTCGAGCCGAGCAGCCGCACGCTCGACAGATCGTGCCGTTCGTGCACCCGTGCGTTGAGCAGCTCGATGGCCATGGCCGGCACCACGAACACCGTGCCGGCCCGGTACGACTCGATCAGCTTGGCGAAGCGTCCCGGTGTGAACCGCGGCAGGGTCAGCGCGGCCGGGCTCGCGTCGAGCGCGTTGACCAGCATGGTCTGACCGGCGTTGCTGCCGATGGGGAAGGCGTGCACGAAATGCCTGGAGTGCGCGAGCTTGCGGCGCCGCGGGTTGACGGTGACGCCGTAGGCGAGGTTGCCGTGCGTGGCGCCGACCCCCTTGGCCCGGCCGGTCGTGCCGGAGGTGTAGATGATCTGCGCCAGTGCCTCAGGACCGGGGTCGCGCTCGAACGGCCCCCCGGCCACGCTCAACTCCGCCGGCGTGGCCCGCCATCCGCCGGTCTCGGGGATGTCGGCGCCGGCGCCGTGCAGCACGGCGGCCACCGAGCAGTCCGTCAGCGCGTGCCGCACCTCGGCGGGGGCCAGCCGGTCCGACAGCGGCACGGCGACGCATCCGGCACGCGTGACACCGCACCACGCGACCGCGAACTCGATCCAGTCGCGCTCCCCGAACACCAGGCCGACCCGGTCCCCGACGGCGGCCCCGCGCTCGGCCA
The window above is part of the Sphaerisporangium rubeum genome. Proteins encoded here:
- a CDS encoding acyl carrier protein, translating into MSETTTELRHELAGMIASASDGEVRAEDALTGRHSLSALGFSSLARIRLIDAIEDTFGVDVDLGGDLSSFESVDTLAAHVATLLAAR
- a CDS encoding amino acid adenylation domain-containing protein: MTGTEKLSATKQELLALRLRHGAPAPRRRTVPRRPEGEPPPLSHAQERLWFLEQFAPGTTQLTIPLTLRLRGPLDAAALADALDAVVSAHEALRMRYPATADGEPRVVVTEDATLPLTVAGAPDEATARSLVEVFLSAPFDLAQGPVARALLVRLADDDHVLVVAVHHIAADGWSAELLLREVFTRYADGTPPEPETGYGDYAAWQRSLPPPERDLGFWRERLAGLEPLDLPSDRPRPPERTYTGAACGFPLDADLATALAELGRAHGATPFMTMLAGFAALLGRYAGTEDVAVGSPVAGRQAPELDGVIGCFVNMLTMRVDLSGDPAFGELLDRVRHVTVDALAHQDLPFERLVSELDLPRDVSRSPLFGVILAMQNFRGGGVEPPQGLSLADFPLDAWATRYDLELYVADDPGGGMSGLFVYNTDLFEAATVERLAGHLRTLLERVAARPDLRLSQIDLLGEEERRLVVEGWNATATAYPGVATLHGPVEEQAARTPDAVAVRFEGRSLTYAELDAAATRVAHTLRRHGVTAGSVVAVCAERSLELLPGLLGVLKAGAAYLPVDPDYPAERIAFMLGDAAPAALLTQRRIRPSVPDTTTVVLDLDDPSAWSGAGPLPAVDPGDVAYVIYTSGSTGRPKGVPNTHGGIANRLRWMQERYGLDAGDVVAQKTPVSFDVSVWELFWPLRHGATLALATPGGHKDAAYLRRFLVTEKVTTVHFVPSMLAAFLAEDDVAGCRALRRVICSGEELPADLARRCLTTLPGAELHNLYGPTEAAVDVSSWHCRPAALAKAARVPIGTPVANTSLYVLDAAMAPVPVGVPGELFIGGDQVALGYLNRPGLTGERFVANPFGPPGSRLYRTGDLARRRLDGALEFLGRMDGQVKLRGLRIELGEIEAALRAVPAVRDAAVIVREDRPGDPRLVAYITPVDGGALDEVLDHAAVRAELKKTLPDYMVPGGWVTLATLPLGPNGKLDRRALPAPVAGRDAAIEFVAPDTPTERVFAEIWCELLGVEAIGVDDDFFDLGGHSLLATQVVARLRKRTGAEVGVMDVFKHPTVRELAALADTPADRRGPRSLLHRLTPARATPPVLSYVCVPYGGGSAVVYQPLADALPDGHALWSLAVPGHDAGVAEGRMEFDDLAAACVREILEKVEGPVALYGHCGVGSALSVEIARRLEAAGRELVALYIGAIFPFARPRGALMSRVAKLAEAERLRGDQRYVNWLISQGVDLGDIEHAEARRIVRNMRRDSREAEDYYTRLFASGTERLRAPVITLAGTEDPATDYYQERFREWHFLTSTSAVVVLAEAGHFFLKYRAAEVAEIVTTTHRALDGPRDGPERAPDATWWLHDVSRSDTPVRPAGVQPSLARFLSVAASQLVSVTGSALTEFAVPLWIYTTTGSVVQFALLAVAGLVPGLLTAPVAGAIIDRSDRRKVMLAGDVAAFATQLAFGLLLWTGNLTTGAIYPLLGCLSVALTFQRVAYATAIPQLVPKHYLGHANGIAQLGFGTAQLLVPIFAVGLLAGIGLGGILLLDVLSYAAAIVVLLVVRFPATMAWRRREPITAEILGGLRYSLGHRGFRGMLLFFVVMNVFLSPLLLMFGPLVLSFAGLADVGRVSFLAGVGTFAGALIMIVWGGPRRLRLRGVLLCTLALGVFSVVTGLRADLVVIAVGVCGMTAWVTLLNGIYTTIVQVKVPQRFHGRVFAMNTLIAWSTLPIGFGLVAPYAASVLDPLLVDGGALAGSVGTLIGTGPGRGIGFMYLLFGAAIVAVALIAMRVPALARFDHEVPDAVADDLIGVQALRALDETRKAKTDERDHHRAPA